The DNA sequence ACATCGATTTTTCGGTAAAGCAGTTCGATTATTGTATCACCTTGGGGGGAGATGGGACTATCCTCGAAGCGATCACCCAAATCAGAGATAGCAAGACGCCCTTGCTGGGCATCAATCTGGGGCGGCTTGGTTTTTTGGCTACCATTGAGAAAAAACTGATCCGCGAAGCCATCACCAAGCTACAGCGTGGAATGTATCGGATAGAGGAAAGGCGGACTTTGTACCTGGAGTCTAATCTACCTCTTTTTGATGAAATGCCCTATGCGCTGAATGACTTTACCATCCTCAAGCGGGATACTTCCAGTATGATCATCATTCATACTTATATCAACGGTGCTTATCTCAATTCCTACTGGGCCGATGGCATTATTGTGGCTACCCCAACCGGTTCAACCGGCTATAGTCTAAGCTGTGGTGGGCCGATCATTTTTCCCGGCTCGGGAAACTTTATCATCACGCCGGTAGCTCCTCACAACCTCAATGTACGGCCCATTGTCATGAGCGATGATGCGGTGATCTCTTTTGAAATAGAAGGGCGTGCAGAAAATTTCCTCTGTACCCTGGATTCTCGCTTTGAGACCATTACCGCAGCCCACCAATTGGCGGTTCGTAAAAATGGCTTCAACATCAGATTAGTCAATTTACAGGATATTGACTTTTTGGATACCCTCAGGGGCAAGCTCAATTGGGGGCAGGATACGCGGAATGATGATTAGTAAAAAACAAGCCAATGCAAAAGATCAACCTCCAGCAAAAATTATCCCTGTTCGAAGAACAATGGACGCCCAAAGTTATTGCCGACTTGAATGGGCAGCACGTCAAACTCGCTAA is a window from the Lewinella sp. LCG006 genome containing:
- a CDS encoding NAD kinase produces the protein MQVIVFSKKLKQKDVPFIQELFDVLADFHINTYVYAPYLQMLKGVINFKRDVGSFEGYIDFSVKQFDYCITLGGDGTILEAITQIRDSKTPLLGINLGRLGFLATIEKKLIREAITKLQRGMYRIEERRTLYLESNLPLFDEMPYALNDFTILKRDTSSMIIIHTYINGAYLNSYWADGIIVATPTGSTGYSLSCGGPIIFPGSGNFIITPVAPHNLNVRPIVMSDDAVISFEIEGRAENFLCTLDSRFETITAAHQLAVRKNGFNIRLVNLQDIDFLDTLRGKLNWGQDTRNDD